The Arcobacter porcinus sequence TACAACTCTCTTAATCTTACAGTTCCAACATCAAGTGAGATAGTTTTTACTATTTTTTTGTTTTGTACAAAACAAAATTCAGTACTTCCACCACCAATATCAACTGTTACAAACTCATCATCATGAAGCAAATTTGAAGTAGCAACTCCACCATAATAAGCCTCTTTTTCTCCATCAATTACTTTTATATTTAATCCTAAATCTTTTTTTACTCTACTTAAAAAGACTTTAGAGTTTGGAGCATCTCTCAATGCTGAAGTTGCAACACATAATATTTTTCTTGAATTTAAAGCTTTTGATATATTTAAAAATGATTTTAGAGCTTCGTAAGCTCTTTGCATAGGAATTTCTTGAAGATTTCCACCATTTTCATAGCAACCTTCAGAAATTTTAACTCTTGATTTAGTCTCATTTATAAGACTAAATGCAAAACGGCTAGATTTTTCCAAAACAACCATTCGCATTGAGTTTGACCCAATGTCTATGATTGTTGTAATTTTCGACATTAAATCTCTTCTTCCATTAGTTGTTCATATTTGAACTTCAACTCTTCCATAGTCTCTTCATTATCTGGATCTAAAATAATACAGTCAACAGGACAAACTTCAACACATTGTGGTTCTTCATAATGTCCCACACACTCAGTACATCGGTCTGGATCTATAATATAAATTGGATCTCCCTCTTCAATCGCTGTATTTGGACACTCCTCTCTACAAGCATCACATGCAATACATTCATCCATAATTATTAGTGCCATATTTCTTCCTAGTTATTTTAAAATTTTATGGAGTTATATCCAAGAATTGTTTAATACTTTCTTTAAAATCATAATAAAAATTCTCTTTTTTTGTCACGAAAACCAAATTTTCATCTTTATAAATATATAAATCACTACTTATAAAAAGTCCAGCTTCCAAATCAAACTCTCTTAAATCTCCAATAAATAAAACAAAATCATAATCTTTTGCATTTGCTAAAGATAGAGCTGTTGCTCCAAGGATTCTAAATTTAAATCTTTTATCATTTAAAAATTTACAAATTTCTGGATATTTGTAACCTCTTTCAAAAACTCCAACTTTTGATTTATCATTTGAAACTCTTATAAACTTCTCTTTTTTATCCAAAGAAAAATATTTAATCTCATCATTTGCAACTCTATAAACCATAGTTTTATTTGCTAAATTTGCTACAAATCCAGCTATTACCTCATCTTTATATCTTATTGCAATAGATGTTCCAAAATATGGTAAATCTGAATAAAAGTTATTACTTCCATCAAGTGGGTCTATAACAAAAGTTATATCTTTTTGTTTATCTATAAATCCACACTCTTCACTTAATATATTTCCATACTTTTCTAAATGTTTTATAAATATATTTTCAAAAACAATATCAGCATTTAAGGAATTATCTCCACCAAAACCAATTTGAGAACTAAATAAAAAATCATCTTTACTTAGTTTGTTTGTGAAATACTCAAAAACTTCAATATTTGCTTCTTTTATACTATTTGTTAATTTTTCTAAATTGTAACTCATTTTCTAAGCTCTTCTAATTTTATAAAATATGTATGACTTAAATATATCACATAAAAAACTGCTACAAAAAGTGTGATAAATGGAATAGTTGATATGAAATAGAGTCCCAAAGTTCTAAGTCTAAAATATCCTGAATTTTTTGTATATATTTTTTCATACTCATCTTTACTTAATATTGTTGAAGCTACATCAAAATTTAGTAATTTGTGAAAAAAGTAGTACAAAGGAAGATAAAAAGCTAGTAAATTTATAAGAGGAATAAAATATAAAGGAATAAATAAAATATACAAAAACAGCATCACAAATATTGCTTTTAAAGTTGTTGTTGTAGCATTAAAAATATTTCCAAAAGCTTTTAACTCAAGATGTGAATAATATTTCTTATGAAGATTTCCCACAATTAATGGAGTTAAAAACCCAATTATTAAAAGTGTAAATACTATAGATATATGAAAAACAAATATTGTTCCTACTGTATAAAATAAAAAACCAGCTATCCACGCTGTAATTGAGTATTTAAATATAAAAACAAGAAAATATGTAAACCAAACCGTATAAAATGGTAATGTTTCATCAATTATTATCTCTCCATTGTTTTGTGAATTTTCTGCAATAAGTTTTAAGCTCTCTATTCCAAAACCTGCAAAAGTAAAAAACATAATATATAAAAGAACCATAGTCAATACAAGTGGTACAAGTGCTATTTTAAGCATTGGTGAAGAGAAAAAGTCTTTTATACTTCTACTTATAAATTCTATTTCATTCATTTTTATCCTTTTCAAATCTAGTTCTATATTCACATTTTTGGCAAAGTTCTTCTACTAAAATACCTTTTTTGAATCCATTTATCATATCTTTTGCTCTATTTGAATTTAAAATCTCTTTTATACTATTATTTTCAATATTTCCCAAATTTATACTTGCATCTAAATCTAAACAACAAGGAACAACTGAAGCATTTGACAATATTCCAAAATGAGAACTTAATCCATGACAAAAACCACTTTTACTCACTATTTCATTTTTTAAACTTGGCCAAACAAAATATTCATCAAAATTTATAAATATTTTTCTAGCTACTCTTATATTTTTTGGTCTATTCTCATATATTTCATCTATATTTAAATCAATTCCAAAGAAGCTATTTAAACTATCAAAAACCTTTTTATTAAACTCTTTTGCACTTTTTTCTTCATCTAAATTCCAAATCCTAAAATTTATAAAATATTCATGATTTTGCTCTTGTGCATATTTTACAAAGTTTAAAATTGGCTCTAAATAGTCTTGAAAACTCTTTTTATGTGAGTTTGCATTATATGAGTTTAGTGAAAAGTTAATCTGCTTTATTGTCTTATTTAATAGAGTTTCATAATGTCTATTTGAGATATTATTTGCAGTTGTTGTGATATTTACTTTTAGATTATGTTTTTTACTAATATTTAAATACTCATTTAAATTTCCCAAAACTAAAGGATCTCCAACTATATGATAAGCAAGCTCATTTGTAAACTCTTTTAACTCAAGATTTAATCTATCAAAAAGCTCTAAATCCATAATCTTGTTTGGATGTAGTTTTGGTGGACAAAAAGTACATTTAAGATTGCAAATATTTGTAAGTTCTATATGAACTTTTCTAAACTTGTTTATCTTCATTCCTTTTTTTTGGCTAATTATAGCAAATATTCAGAAACTATCGCTTTGGGATTCTAATGATTTTAAGAACTTTTGGTATCTTTCATCTGATTTATTTTTATTTACTTCTACTATTTCATCATTTTTTGCAAGTTTTTCTTGATTTAATTTTATATTCTCTTGCTCTTTTTCTAAATTTTCTAAACTTTTTGCTAAAAATTCATCTTCTATATCTTTTAGTTTTGATAGTTTTTCTCTAATAAAACTAACTCCTTTATCTTTTGGGACAATATACGGAGTAACAATTACAACTAAATTGCTTTTTTTATTTTTTGTATATTGATTTCTAAAAAGTGCACCAAATAGTGGAATATCTCCTAAAAAAGGAACTTTGTCTTCTAGATTTTCATTCTTATTCTCTATTAATCCACCTATAATTACACTTTCGCCATTGTTTAAAATAACACTTGTATTTATCTCTTTTTTTAAAGTATCAGGATTTTCTCCAACTCCCACTGAATTCATTTTCAATCCTTCAAGCAAAGTATTTATCTCTAAAATCACTCTATTTTCATCTGAAATTCTTGGCTTTACTTTTAATGTAAGTCCAACATCTTCTCTTTCATAGTTTGATTTACTTGTTCCTCCATCTGTTACGCTACTTGAAGTCTGCATTGATATTTTTTCACCTACATAAATAAAACTCTCTTTATTGTTTATTGCTAATATTGAAGGCTCAGATACAATATCCAAAGCTCCTTTTTGATTTAAAAGATTTAAACTAGCTGCTAAAGAGATTCCACTTTTTAAATTTTGATTTTTTATATCAATTCCCAATGAAGATATTGCACTATCAATTGCACTTGAACCACCATTTAATTTTGTGCTTAAAGCTACAATTCCTCCACTTGAGCTTGAAGCTGCTGTAATTCCATAAGAGACTCCTACATTATTTACAAGTTCATTATTTACCTCTATTATTTTTGCTTCAATATAGACTTGTAATTTCTCTTTATCCAAACTCTCTATTAATTTTTCGTAGTTTTTTAGTTCTAAAGAGTTTGCAAATATTATTATAGAGTTTGTTTCATCATTTTTTGTAATAATTGCTTTTTGATTATCTTGTTTTAAAATTAACTCTTCAAGTATTTTAAATACTGTTTCTACTTCACTATTTTTTAATTCATATATTAATATATCTTTTGTGAAGTTTGTAGAATTGGTTTTTTTAGAGATTTTATAAAAAGAGTTAAAATCTTCCAAAAAATATCCTTGTTCTTTTAATATTGCATTTAAAATAGTAAAAAGTTCAGATTTTTTTATACTATTTGAAGATATATAATTTATATCAATATCAAAATTCTCACTCATTAAAATATCTTTATTTAATATTTGTGAACTTATTTTGATTAAGTCATTTAACTTTAGTTTTGAGAAGTTTATATTTATCTCTTCTGCAAAAATATGAGATTTTATAAAAAGATTTATATAAATAAAAAGTAGTACTAAATTCTTCAAAATTTCCCCCTGAATTAAAAAGAAAAGCAATTTATAATATCAAAAAATTAGTTTCTTGTAAATGAAAATTAAGTTAAATTTTATTTTTGTTATAATAGTTTTATAAAATATTTAAGGTAAAAAATGAAATCAAGTATTGAGTATATTGCAAATTTTAAAACAACTATTGATCCTTACAATGGAATAACTATTGATAAAGATAGCTACTCTTCTTTAGCAGATGATTTTGAGAAAAATATAAAATTTTTAATAGAAGAGACAAAAAGTAACAAAAATTTAATCTGGATCTATGTAGATATAAAAAATTCTCATCTTATTCCAATTCTTACAAATCTTGGCTTCACTTTTCATACTTGTTTTAAAGAGTATTTAATGCTTGTAAAAGTTTTAAAAGATGGTGCTATTGTGCCAAACTTAGCAAATCATACTTTAGGAGTTGGTGCTGTTGTTATAAATAGTAAAAATGAGATTCTTTTAATAAAAGAGCAGTTAAGAGATCAGTTTTTCAAACTACCAGGTGGTCATGTTGATGATGCTGAGATGATTTCAAGTGCTTTAAGCAGAGAAGTTTATGAAGAGACTGGAATTGTAGTTGAACTTGAAAAAGTTGTATCTTTGGGACATTTTTATCCTCATCAATTTGGAAAATCAAACTTTTATATCCTTTGTTTGGCAAAAGCAAAAAGCAATAAAATAGATATAAAAGATAAAGCTGAAATAAAAGAGGCTATTTGGTTGAATATTGACGAGATGTTTAAAAAAGATGATATTCATCTTTATACAAAAACCATTGTAAAATCAGCCCTAAATGAAGCTGGTTTATTTAAAGCACAAACTCCTATTTTATCGCATATTAAAAATGAATTTGAACTATATTTTTTGAACTACACATAAACTACACACAAAGAAAGTAATATTTTAGACAAAAAAGGATCTAAAATATGAAAAAAACTATTTTTTCTCTAATATTATTATCAAATTTCATTTTTGCAATGCAAGACAAAACTATGACTGTTTTTAAATCTCCTTATTGTGGTTGCTGTACAGAGTGGATAGATATTATGAAAAAAGAAGGCTTTAATATAAAAACAATAAACACAAATGATGTAAATACAATCAAACAAAAAGCTGGTTTACAAGCTGGTCAAGCTTCTTGTCATACAGCTTTTGTAGATGGTTATGTTGTTGAAGGTCATGTAAATTATAGTGCTATTAAAAAAATGCTTGAAGAAAAACCAGATATTATAGGACTTACAGTTCCTGGTATGCCAATTGGAAGCCCTGGAATGGAGCAAGATAATATAAAAGAGCCTTATGATATTTTATTTATAAATAAAGATGGAACTACTGGAGTTTATGAGTCTCATAAATAGTCTTTTTAAAAAAATTAAAATATAACTTATGCTAGAATCCACCTTCAAATCTATATTTAAAGGTATTTTGTGTCTATTTTTGCATTACAATATTTAGCTGGTGGTTTTCTTGATGAAGATTTAATTCATTTTAATAAAAATTTTGATGATTGGTGTGTTCAGTTTCAAACATATGAAGATGCTATGAAAACACTCAAAACTCTTGATAAACAAGATTCTATTGATATTGTAGAGATAACTCCTTTAAGCTATCCAAAGTATTTTTTCAAATCTCTTCAAGGAACTATATATGTTACAAGAAAGATTGAAAATAAGATAATTTGTGTAGTTGAGCCATTTATTGGTTCTAGTTTTAGAATTGCTATTTGTGATTTAAATACAAAACAAGTAAGACAAACAAAAACTTTATATAAAACTATTCCAAGTGTTGAAGCTGCTTTTGCAAGTTTCAAAGATGAGTTGTAATATTTTTACAAATAACAAAATAGAACTTTTTGTAGACTCAAGTGTAAATCCTCAAAGCAAAATTGGATTCTCTGCTTATTTATATAAGATATCTTCAACCCATAGTTTAGAAGAATTAAAAAATAGTATAAAAACAAAAAAAGTTGAAAATACAAGTTCTACAAAGCTAGAACTTCAAACATTTCTTTGGGCTTTAGAAGATATCAAAAACAATATAGAAAATATATATTCTTTTTCAATAGTAGTTTATACAGATTGTCAAAATATAATATCACTAAAAAATAGAAAAAATAAATTAGAAAAAAACAACTTCCACTCTTCAAGTGGAAAATTAATAAACAATCATGATTTATATAAAGAGTTTTTTGATAAAACAGATGAGTTTAATTTAAGTTTTGTAAAAGTAAAAGGTCATAAAAAAACTTCTTTGAAAGATGAGATTGATGATATTTTTAATCTTGTAGATAAAGCTTCAAGAGGTGCTTTAAGAGATTATTTATCAAATTTTTAAGTTTTGAAAAATCAGATTTAATCTTTGATAGTTTTTACTAGAGTAATATTGGCGAGAAGGTAGAGGAATCGAACCTCTCTCGGCGTTTACACAAAAACCGACAATCAGGGTTGAAGCCTGTGGTGCTCACCAGATACACATACCTTCCATAAAGGTTAAAATAGTATAATACTTCTCTTTAAATAAGCATTAAATCGTGTTTATCTTGCTTATATATAATTTTTAAAAGGTAAAAAATGTTACTAAAATCCATTCCAAAGGTTGATAAGTTTATCACAAACAAAGCTTTTGAAGGTTTAGCAAAATCTTTAATTACAAAAATATCAAAAGAGCAAATTGCAAAATTAAGAGTTGATATTTTAGAAAACAAAGTAGATAGTATAGATGAAAAGCTACTTATAAATCTTGTTTTAAAAGAGTATGAAAACATCTCATCATCTTCACTAAAAACTCTTATAAATGCAACAGGAGTAATAGTTCATACAAATTTAGGAAGAAGTTTATTAGATAAAAGCAGTTTAGAAAAAGCAATTCAAATAGCAAATTCATACAACAATCTTGAATATAACTTAGAAAAAGGGCAAAGAGGCGAAAGATATGAGCATATTACAAAAAGTTTAAAAGAGCTTTTGGGATGTGAAGATGCTTTAGTTGTAAACAACAATGCAAGTGCTGTATTTCTTATTTTAAATACTTTTTGTAAAAATAAAGAAGTTATTGTAAGCCGTGGAGAGCTTGTTGAAATTGGTGGAAGTTTTAGAGTTCCTGAAGTTATGAGCCAAAGTGGTGCAATTTTAAAAGAGATTGGAACAACAAATAAAACTCATCTAAGAGATTATGAAAATGCAATAGATGAAAATAGTGCAATGCTTTTAAAAGTGCATAAATCAAACTATGAGATAGTTGGTTTTTCAAGTGAAGTTAGCTTTGAAGATATTTCAAAACTAGCCAAAAATAAAAATATTATTGATTATTATGATATGGGAAGTGGTCATATAAATGAGCTTCCTTATAATTTGAGTAAAGATGAACCAAGTATAAAAGAGCTTATGAAATCAAATCCATCTTTACTTAGTTTTTCAGGAGATAAACTTTTAGGAAGTGTTCAAGCTGGAATTATTGTAGGGAAAAAAGAGTTAATTGATAAAATTAAAAAAAATCAACTTTTAAGAATGCTAAGAGTTGATAAAATCACTCTTGCATTATTAGAAGATACAATAAACTTATATATAAAAAATGATTTAGAAAAGATTCCTACATTAAAAATGTTAAACACAAGTTTAGAAGTTCTTAAACATAGAGCCTTAAATCTTCAAAAGTCTTTAGAAAATTCTTTAGAAACTAAAGTTTATGAGTCAAAAACTGTCGTTGGTGGTGGAACAACTCCAAATAAAACAATTCCAACTATTGTTTTGAGTC is a genomic window containing:
- a CDS encoding NUDIX hydrolase, translated to MKSSIEYIANFKTTIDPYNGITIDKDSYSSLADDFEKNIKFLIEETKSNKNLIWIYVDIKNSHLIPILTNLGFTFHTCFKEYLMLVKVLKDGAIVPNLANHTLGVGAVVINSKNEILLIKEQLRDQFFKLPGGHVDDAEMISSALSREVYEETGIVVELEKVVSLGHFYPHQFGKSNFYILCLAKAKSNKIDIKDKAEIKEAIWLNIDEMFKKDDIHLYTKTIVKSALNEAGLFKAQTPILSHIKNEFELYFLNYT
- a CDS encoding DUF411 domain-containing protein, producing MKKTIFSLILLSNFIFAMQDKTMTVFKSPYCGCCTEWIDIMKKEGFNIKTINTNDVNTIKQKAGLQAGQASCHTAFVDGYVVEGHVNYSAIKKMLEEKPDIIGLTVPGMPIGSPGMEQDNIKEPYDILFINKDGTTGVYESHK
- a CDS encoding inositol monophosphatase family protein, whose product is MSYNLEKLTNSIKEANIEVFEYFTNKLSKDDFLFSSQIGFGGDNSLNADIVFENIFIKHLEKYGNILSEECGFIDKQKDITFVIDPLDGSNNFYSDLPYFGTSIAIRYKDEVIAGFVANLANKTMVYRVANDEIKYFSLDKKEKFIRVSNDKSKVGVFERGYKYPEICKFLNDKRFKFRILGATALSLANAKDYDFVLFIGDLREFDLEAGLFISSDLYIYKDENLVFVTKKENFYYDFKESIKQFLDITP
- a CDS encoding type II secretion system protein GspD; its protein translation is MKNLVLLFIYINLFIKSHIFAEEININFSKLKLNDLIKISSQILNKDILMSENFDIDINYISSNSIKKSELFTILNAILKEQGYFLEDFNSFYKISKKTNSTNFTKDILIYELKNSEVETVFKILEELILKQDNQKAIITKNDETNSIIIFANSLELKNYEKLIESLDKEKLQVYIEAKIIEVNNELVNNVGVSYGITAASSSSGGIVALSTKLNGGSSAIDSAISSLGIDIKNQNLKSGISLAASLNLLNQKGALDIVSEPSILAINNKESFIYVGEKISMQTSSSVTDGGTSKSNYEREDVGLTLKVKPRISDENRVILEINTLLEGLKMNSVGVGENPDTLKKEINTSVILNNGESVIIGGLIENKNENLEDKVPFLGDIPLFGALFRNQYTKNKKSNLVVIVTPYIVPKDKGVSFIREKLSKLKDIEDEFLAKSLENLEKEQENIKLNQEKLAKNDEIVEVNKNKSDERYQKFLKSLESQSDSF
- a CDS encoding YfhL family 4Fe-4S dicluster ferredoxin; the protein is MALIIMDECIACDACREECPNTAIEEGDPIYIIDPDRCTECVGHYEEPQCVEVCPVDCIILDPDNEETMEELKFKYEQLMEEEI
- the selA gene encoding L-seryl-tRNA(Sec) selenium transferase, yielding MLLKSIPKVDKFITNKAFEGLAKSLITKISKEQIAKLRVDILENKVDSIDEKLLINLVLKEYENISSSSLKTLINATGVIVHTNLGRSLLDKSSLEKAIQIANSYNNLEYNLEKGQRGERYEHITKSLKELLGCEDALVVNNNASAVFLILNTFCKNKEVIVSRGELVEIGGSFRVPEVMSQSGAILKEIGTTNKTHLRDYENAIDENSAMLLKVHKSNYEIVGFSSEVSFEDISKLAKNKNIIDYYDMGSGHINELPYNLSKDEPSIKELMKSNPSLLSFSGDKLLGSVQAGIIVGKKELIDKIKKNQLLRMLRVDKITLALLEDTINLYIKNDLEKIPTLKMLNTSLEVLKHRALNLQKSLENSLETKVYESKTVVGGGTTPNKTIPTIVLSLYYKDFKANKIEEILREKLIICRIENDKAILDFRTIKEEDLEILEKKLKEIFKNG
- a CDS encoding ribonuclease HI — protein: MSCNIFTNNKIELFVDSSVNPQSKIGFSAYLYKISSTHSLEELKNSIKTKKVENTSSTKLELQTFLWALEDIKNNIENIYSFSIVVYTDCQNIISLKNRKNKLEKNNFHSSSGKLINNHDLYKEFFDKTDEFNLSFVKVKGHKKTSLKDEIDDIFNLVDKASRGALRDYLSNF
- a CDS encoding EI24 domain-containing protein; this translates as MNEIEFISRSIKDFFSSPMLKIALVPLVLTMVLLYIMFFTFAGFGIESLKLIAENSQNNGEIIIDETLPFYTVWFTYFLVFIFKYSITAWIAGFLFYTVGTIFVFHISIVFTLLIIGFLTPLIVGNLHKKYYSHLELKAFGNIFNATTTTLKAIFVMLFLYILFIPLYFIPLINLLAFYLPLYYFFHKLLNFDVASTILSKDEYEKIYTKNSGYFRLRTLGLYFISTIPFITLFVAVFYVIYLSHTYFIKLEELRK
- a CDS encoding radical SAM/SPASM domain-containing protein codes for the protein MKINKFRKVHIELTNICNLKCTFCPPKLHPNKIMDLELFDRLNLELKEFTNELAYHIVGDPLVLGNLNEYLNISKKHNLKVNITTTANNISNRHYETLLNKTIKQINFSLNSYNANSHKKSFQDYLEPILNFVKYAQEQNHEYFINFRIWNLDEEKSAKEFNKKVFDSLNSFFGIDLNIDEIYENRPKNIRVARKIFINFDEYFVWPSLKNEIVSKSGFCHGLSSHFGILSNASVVPCCLDLDASINLGNIENNSIKEILNSNRAKDMINGFKKGILVEELCQKCEYRTRFEKDKNE